One genomic region from Paroceanicella profunda encodes:
- a CDS encoding amino acid synthesis family protein, with protein MPEPVIRKTAITVEEIFHEGGPAPAVPLRRAAALAVIANPFAGRYVEDISGFMDDLKPLGLKMAGDLVEALGGDASVVEGYGKGAIVGANGELEHGALWHVPGGYSMRELLPASNAIVPSTKKLGGPGTRLDIPVTHCNASYVRSHFDAMEVGLADGPKADEILLALVMTTGPRIHARVGGLKASEVKGEDGLR; from the coding sequence ATGCCTGAGCCCGTCATTCGCAAGACCGCGATCACCGTCGAGGAAATCTTCCACGAGGGCGGCCCCGCCCCCGCCGTGCCGCTGCGCCGCGCCGCCGCACTCGCCGTGATCGCGAACCCTTTCGCCGGCCGCTATGTCGAGGACATCTCCGGCTTCATGGACGACCTGAAACCGCTGGGCCTGAAGATGGCCGGCGACCTGGTGGAGGCGCTGGGCGGCGATGCCTCGGTGGTCGAGGGCTACGGCAAGGGCGCCATCGTGGGCGCGAACGGCGAGCTGGAGCACGGCGCGCTGTGGCACGTGCCCGGCGGCTACTCGATGCGCGAGCTTCTGCCCGCCTCCAACGCCATCGTGCCCTCCACGAAGAAGCTCGGCGGCCCCGGCACCCGGCTCGACATCCCGGTGACCCATTGCAACGCCTCCTACGTGCGCTCGCATTTCGACGCGATGGAGGTGGGCCTCGCCGACGGGCCGAAGGCCGACGAGATCCTGCTCGCGCTGGTGATGACCACCGGCCCGCGCATCCACGCCCGTGTCGGCGGCCTGAAGGCCTCCGAGGTGAAGGGCGAGGACGGGCTGCGATGA
- a CDS encoding amino acid synthesis family protein: MRIRKIVTFVEETRREMGQEVSPPTRRAVAAAVIENPFAGRYEPDLSELMEIGAELGGLLGAKCVAALGIAPAQAQSYGKAALVGEAGEIEHAAAILHPGLGAPLRAAVERGAALVPSSKKMGAPGTPLDVPLGHKDAAYVRSHFDGMEVRMNDAPRAGEILVAVAVASAGRPLPRVGGLTHEDAIGEDGLR, translated from the coding sequence ATGCGCATCCGCAAGATCGTCACCTTCGTGGAGGAAACCCGGCGCGAGATGGGGCAGGAGGTGAGCCCTCCCACCCGCCGCGCCGTGGCGGCCGCGGTGATCGAGAACCCCTTCGCTGGGCGCTATGAGCCCGACCTTTCGGAGCTGATGGAGATCGGCGCCGAGCTGGGCGGCCTGCTGGGCGCGAAATGCGTGGCGGCGCTGGGCATCGCCCCGGCGCAGGCGCAGAGCTACGGCAAGGCGGCCCTGGTGGGCGAGGCTGGCGAGATCGAACACGCCGCGGCCATCCTGCACCCCGGGCTCGGCGCGCCGCTGCGCGCGGCGGTGGAGCGCGGCGCGGCGCTGGTGCCCTCCTCGAAGAAGATGGGCGCGCCCGGCACGCCGCTCGACGTGCCGCTGGGCCACAAGGATGCCGCATATGTGCGCTCGCATTTCGACGGCATGGAGGTCAGGATGAATGACGCGCCCCGGGCGGGCGAGATCCTGGTCGCCGTGGCGGTGGCCTCGGCCGGCCGGCCGCTGCCCCGTGTCGGCGGGCTCACGCATGAAGACGCGATCGGCGAGGACGGACTGAGATAG
- a CDS encoding aromatic ring-hydroxylating dioxygenase subunit alpha: MEFVRNAWYVAGWSSEFDEELRRFTILGDHVVMFRKSDGAVAALEDRCPHRLLPLSQGKRIGDTVQCGYHGLTFDCSGKCVRVPGQSNLPASAYVEAYPIVEKHDIVWIWMGDAEKADPEDVFDMPEFTDPAWEAHQGDALHLKSNYLNVAENLVDPAHVSFVHPTTLGNSASENVPVHVVTEGKAIVAWRWIRDAEPIGFFKSFGGFTGNVDRWHYYYLYTPCTAVIDFGSAPAEDAIPEKERNRGVRIFALHFMTPVTPTHTIDRWMHLRNTALGDETAAAQMDVMFRKAFAEDKAILEAVQEEESRPQKRRPIRIAIDKGPMVYRKRISELLERERTHDVASDPTPAFVYHD; encoded by the coding sequence ATGGAATTCGTGAGAAACGCCTGGTACGTGGCCGGCTGGTCGTCGGAGTTCGACGAGGAGCTCAGGCGCTTCACCATCCTGGGTGACCATGTGGTGATGTTCCGCAAGTCCGACGGCGCGGTGGCCGCACTGGAAGACCGCTGCCCCCACCGCCTGCTGCCGCTCAGCCAGGGCAAGCGCATCGGCGACACGGTGCAATGCGGCTACCACGGCCTCACCTTCGACTGTTCGGGCAAATGCGTGCGCGTGCCCGGCCAGTCGAACCTGCCGGCCTCCGCCTATGTCGAGGCCTACCCGATCGTGGAGAAGCACGACATCGTCTGGATCTGGATGGGCGACGCGGAGAAGGCGGACCCCGAGGACGTGTTCGACATGCCGGAGTTCACCGACCCCGCCTGGGAGGCCCACCAGGGCGACGCGCTGCACCTGAAGTCCAACTACCTCAACGTGGCGGAAAACCTGGTGGACCCGGCGCATGTGAGCTTCGTGCACCCCACCACGCTGGGCAACTCGGCCTCCGAGAACGTGCCGGTGCATGTGGTGACCGAGGGCAAGGCCATCGTGGCCTGGCGCTGGATCCGCGACGCGGAGCCCATCGGCTTCTTCAAGAGTTTCGGCGGCTTCACCGGCAACGTGGACCGCTGGCACTACTACTATCTCTACACGCCCTGCACGGCGGTGATCGACTTCGGCTCCGCCCCGGCGGAGGACGCGATCCCCGAGAAGGAGCGGAACCGCGGCGTGCGCATCTTCGCGCTGCATTTCATGACCCCCGTCACGCCCACCCACACCATCGACCGCTGGATGCACCTGCGCAACACCGCGCTGGGCGACGAGACCGCCGCGGCGCAGATGGACGTGATGTTCCGCAAGGCCTTCGCCGAGGACAAGGCGATCCTCGAGGCCGTGCAGGAGGAGGAGAGCCGGCCGCAGAAGCGCCGGCCGATCCGCATCGCCATCGACAAGGGCCCGATGGTCTACCGCAAGCGGATCAGCGAGCTTCTGGAGAGGGAACGCACCCACGATGTCGCGTCGGATCCGACGCCGGCCTTCGTGTATCACGACTGA
- a CDS encoding ABC transporter substrate-binding protein encodes MNPIRTLATAAAAVLALSGASFAQDAIKIGEINHYKRMAAFAGPYKMGIELALKEINDAGGVLGKPLEFIFRDDDGQPGDAVKIANELMTRDGAVMVTGSILSNVGLAISSLAAEKGFIYLAAEPLADSLVWKAGNPYTFRLRTSTWVQAAMLAEEAAKTDAVRYATIAPNYAYGTDAVEAFKAALKKLKPEVEFVTEQWPALFKIDAGAEVQAIESAKPDAIYNVTFGSDLAKFVREGTTRGVFDGRQVYGLLTGEPEYLDPLGDEAPEGWVVTGYPWYDLPDGPGKDFVDAYQAATGETPKIGSLVGYMTAQSIAAAITRAGATDTPALLAAFKDLKVETPLGEITYRGLDHQSTMGAYVGTTALKDGHGVMVDWEYRSPEPYMPSDDEIKAMRPAE; translated from the coding sequence ATGAACCCGATACGGACCCTCGCCACGGCCGCTGCCGCGGTGCTCGCGCTCAGCGGCGCGAGCTTCGCCCAGGATGCGATCAAGATCGGCGAGATCAACCATTACAAGCGCATGGCCGCCTTCGCCGGGCCCTACAAGATGGGCATCGAGCTGGCGCTCAAGGAGATCAACGACGCGGGCGGCGTGCTGGGCAAGCCGCTGGAGTTCATCTTCCGCGACGATGACGGCCAGCCCGGCGACGCGGTGAAGATCGCCAACGAGCTGATGACCCGCGACGGCGCGGTGATGGTCACGGGATCCATCCTGTCCAACGTCGGGCTGGCGATCTCCTCGCTTGCCGCGGAGAAGGGCTTCATCTACCTCGCCGCCGAGCCGCTGGCGGATTCGCTGGTGTGGAAGGCGGGCAACCCCTACACCTTCCGCCTGCGCACCTCGACCTGGGTTCAGGCCGCGATGCTGGCCGAGGAGGCCGCGAAGACCGATGCCGTGCGCTACGCCACCATCGCGCCGAACTACGCCTATGGCACCGATGCCGTGGAGGCCTTCAAGGCGGCGCTGAAGAAGCTGAAGCCGGAGGTGGAATTCGTCACCGAACAGTGGCCGGCCCTGTTCAAGATCGACGCCGGCGCCGAGGTGCAGGCCATCGAATCCGCCAAGCCCGACGCGATCTACAACGTCACCTTCGGCTCCGACCTCGCCAAGTTCGTGCGGGAGGGCACCACCCGCGGCGTGTTCGACGGCCGCCAGGTCTACGGCCTGCTGACCGGCGAGCCGGAATACCTCGACCCGCTGGGCGACGAGGCGCCCGAGGGCTGGGTCGTGACCGGCTATCCCTGGTATGACCTGCCGGACGGCCCGGGCAAGGACTTCGTGGACGCCTACCAGGCCGCGACGGGCGAAACTCCGAAGATCGGCTCGCTGGTCGGCTACATGACCGCGCAGAGCATCGCCGCCGCCATCACCAGGGCCGGCGCCACCGACACGCCCGCCCTGCTCGCCGCCTTCAAGGACCTGAAGGTGGAGACGCCGCTGGGCGAGATCACCTATCGCGGGCTGGACCACCAGTCGACGATGGGCGCCTATGTCGGCACCACCGCGCTGAAGGACGGCCATGGCGTGATGGTGGACTGGGAGTATCGCTCGCCCGAGCCCTACATGCCCAGCGACGACGAGATCAAGGCCATGCGCCCGGCCGAGTGA
- a CDS encoding ABC transporter permease yields the protein MGLLIAQLLTGLANAAALFLVASGLSLIFGVTRIVNFAHGSFYMLGAYIGLTLMNVLPGHVGFWGSILLAGIAVGLIGVVVEILVLRPIYRAPELFQLVATFGVILVIQDLTLMTWGAEDQLGPRAPGLRGVIRILGEPVPLYDLALIGITPFVLLGLWWLITKTRLGVLVRAATQDREMVGALGVNQSWLFTGVFFLGSALAGLGGAIQLPKGGANLLMDFNIISAVFVVVVIGGMGSLPGAFIAAVLISVLNVFGVAYLPSSTLVLMFVVMAIVLTVRPFGLLGREEVAGEHGQVGEPERPIRPFRLPGRLFFAAIVLVLALLPLYGSPFAQVLVTDIVIFCLFAASLQFILATGGLVSFGHAMFFGGGAYVSALAVTYANTPMELAFLLAPLGAGLIAILVGWFCIRLSGVYFAMLTLAFSQLIWSLVFQWGDVTGGDDGLVNIWPAAWLSDTTAYYLFTLLVGLGGIVFLRHVTHSPFGYALRATRDSARQAEATGIDVRRVQWVAFAFAGMMAGLAGGLFVFSKGSIFPNELEIAKSFDALIVVFLGGVKTLSGAVVGGAFFESVKDWLTRLEYWRLVLGLVIIGVVIVAPEGIVGTARRAGERLGLVKEEEGTR from the coding sequence ATGGGACTTCTGATTGCGCAGCTCCTGACCGGGCTCGCCAATGCGGCGGCGTTGTTTCTGGTGGCCTCCGGCCTCTCGCTGATCTTCGGCGTCACCCGCATCGTGAATTTCGCCCACGGGTCGTTCTACATGCTCGGCGCCTACATCGGGCTCACGCTGATGAACGTCCTGCCGGGCCACGTGGGCTTCTGGGGCTCCATCCTGCTCGCCGGCATCGCCGTGGGGCTGATCGGCGTGGTGGTGGAGATTCTGGTGCTGCGGCCGATCTACCGCGCGCCGGAGCTGTTCCAGCTCGTCGCCACCTTCGGTGTCATCCTGGTGATCCAGGACCTCACGCTGATGACCTGGGGCGCGGAGGACCAGCTCGGCCCCCGCGCGCCCGGCCTGCGCGGCGTGATCCGCATCCTGGGCGAGCCGGTGCCGCTCTACGATCTCGCGCTCATCGGCATCACGCCCTTCGTGCTGCTCGGCCTGTGGTGGCTGATCACCAAGACCCGGCTGGGCGTGCTGGTGCGCGCCGCCACCCAGGACCGCGAGATGGTGGGCGCGCTGGGGGTGAACCAGTCCTGGCTCTTCACCGGCGTCTTCTTCCTCGGCTCGGCGCTGGCCGGCCTCGGCGGCGCCATCCAGCTGCCCAAGGGCGGTGCCAACCTGCTGATGGATTTCAACATCATCTCGGCGGTCTTCGTGGTGGTGGTGATCGGCGGCATGGGCTCGCTGCCCGGCGCCTTCATCGCCGCGGTGCTGATCTCGGTGCTCAACGTCTTCGGCGTGGCCTACCTGCCGTCCAGCACGTTGGTGCTGATGTTCGTGGTGATGGCCATCGTGCTCACCGTGCGGCCCTTCGGCCTGCTGGGGCGCGAGGAAGTGGCCGGCGAGCACGGGCAGGTCGGCGAGCCGGAGCGGCCGATCCGCCCGTTCCGCCTGCCGGGGCGGCTGTTCTTCGCCGCCATCGTGCTGGTGCTGGCGCTGCTGCCGCTCTACGGCTCGCCCTTCGCGCAGGTGCTGGTCACCGATATCGTGATCTTCTGCCTCTTCGCCGCCTCGCTGCAGTTCATCCTCGCCACCGGCGGGCTGGTGAGCTTCGGCCACGCGATGTTCTTCGGCGGCGGCGCCTATGTCTCGGCGCTCGCGGTCACCTATGCGAACACGCCGATGGAACTGGCCTTCCTGCTCGCGCCGCTGGGCGCGGGGCTGATCGCCATCCTGGTGGGCTGGTTCTGCATCCGGCTCTCGGGCGTCTATTTCGCCATGCTCACGCTCGCCTTCAGCCAGCTCATCTGGTCGCTCGTCTTCCAGTGGGGCGACGTGACCGGGGGCGACGACGGGCTGGTGAACATCTGGCCGGCGGCCTGGCTGTCGGACACCACGGCCTATTACCTCTTCACCCTGCTGGTGGGGCTGGGCGGCATCGTGTTCCTGCGCCATGTCACGCATTCGCCCTTCGGCTACGCGCTGCGCGCCACGCGCGACAGCGCCCGCCAGGCCGAGGCCACCGGCATCGACGTGCGCCGGGTGCAATGGGTGGCCTTCGCCTTCGCCGGCATGATGGCCGGGCTGGCGGGCGGGCTGTTCGTGTTCTCCAAGGGCTCGATCTTCCCCAACGAGCTCGAGATCGCCAAGAGCTTCGACGCGCTGATCGTGGTGTTCCTGGGCGGGGTGAAGACCCTCTCCGGCGCCGTGGTGGGCGGGGCCTTCTTCGAGAGCGTGAAGGACTGGCTGACCCGGCTGGAATACTGGCGGCTGGTGCTGGGCCTCGTCATCATCGGCGTGGTCATCGTGGCGCCGGAGGGCATCGTGGGCACCGCGCGCCGTGCGGGCGAGCGGCTGGGCCTGGTCAAGGAAGAGGAGGGCACGCGATGA
- a CDS encoding ABC transporter ATP-binding protein, whose translation MSVILKVEHLAKSFGGVKAVSDVSFEVRAGELKALIGPNGAGKSTCFNMLMGQLKPSSGRVSLDGQDITGHSPRDVWRRGVGRTFQITGTYQSMTVAENVQMALISHHRKIYAFLPRAHLMYRDEALALLALVGMEDQANRACAILAYGDLKRLELAIALAHEPRLLLMDEPTAGMAPRERIALMQLTADIVAERGISVLFTEHDMDVVFAHSHHIMVLNRGELIADGTAAQVRANARVQEVYLGGGTLFAQEGAHA comes from the coding sequence ATGAGCGTCATCCTGAAGGTCGAGCACCTGGCCAAGAGCTTCGGCGGGGTGAAGGCGGTCTCGGACGTGAGCTTCGAGGTGCGCGCGGGCGAGCTGAAGGCGCTGATCGGGCCGAACGGCGCCGGCAAGAGCACCTGTTTCAACATGCTCATGGGCCAGCTGAAGCCCAGCTCCGGCCGCGTGAGCCTCGACGGGCAGGACATCACCGGCCACTCCCCACGCGACGTCTGGCGCCGCGGGGTGGGCCGCACCTTCCAGATCACCGGCACCTACCAGAGCATGACCGTGGCGGAGAACGTGCAGATGGCGCTGATCAGCCATCACCGGAAGATCTACGCCTTCCTGCCGCGCGCGCACCTCATGTACCGCGACGAGGCGCTGGCCCTGCTGGCGCTGGTGGGCATGGAGGACCAGGCGAACCGTGCCTGCGCCATCCTCGCCTATGGCGACCTGAAGCGGCTGGAGCTGGCCATCGCGCTGGCGCATGAGCCGCGCCTGCTCCTGATGGACGAGCCCACCGCCGGCATGGCCCCGCGCGAGCGCATCGCGCTCATGCAGCTCACCGCCGATATCGTGGCCGAGCGCGGCATATCCGTGCTCTTCACCGAGCACGACATGGACGTGGTCTTCGCCCATTCCCATCACATCATGGTGCTGAACCGGGGCGAGCTGATCGCCGACGGCACGGCGGCGCAGGTGCGCGCCAATGCCCGCGTGCAGGAGGTCTATCTCGGCGGCGGCACCCTTTTCGCACAGGAGGGCGCCCATGCTTGA
- a CDS encoding ABC transporter ATP-binding protein has product MLEVEGIHSFYGKAHILNGLSFSVGRGEVVALLGRNGAGKTTTMKSVMQLVRPRQGRVRFGGEDITGWPAHRVARRGLGYVPEERRIFTDLTILENLEVGRQARREGTPFWTVEALFELFPNLSERRHNRGKAMSGGEQQMLTIARTLMGNPGLLLLDEPSEGIAPVIVEQMARTILRFKDEGLTVIISEQNLHFARAVADRAVIIEGGEKKFDGSFAELENHPEIRDAYLSV; this is encoded by the coding sequence ATGCTTGAGGTGGAGGGCATCCATTCGTTCTACGGCAAGGCGCATATCCTCAACGGGCTGAGCTTCAGCGTGGGCCGGGGAGAGGTGGTGGCGCTGCTGGGCCGCAACGGCGCGGGCAAGACCACGACGATGAAATCGGTGATGCAGCTCGTCCGCCCCCGGCAGGGGCGGGTGCGCTTCGGCGGCGAGGACATCACCGGCTGGCCGGCGCACCGGGTGGCGCGGCGCGGGCTGGGCTATGTGCCCGAGGAGCGGCGCATCTTCACCGATCTCACCATCCTGGAGAACCTCGAGGTGGGCCGGCAGGCCCGGCGCGAGGGCACGCCCTTCTGGACCGTGGAGGCGCTGTTCGAGCTGTTTCCCAACCTCTCCGAACGCCGGCACAACCGGGGCAAGGCTATGTCGGGCGGCGAGCAGCAGATGCTCACCATCGCCCGCACCCTGATGGGCAACCCCGGGCTCCTGCTGCTCGACGAGCCCTCCGAGGGCATCGCCCCGGTGATCGTGGAGCAGATGGCCCGCACCATCCTGCGCTTCAAGGACGAGGGGCTGACGGTGATCATCTCCGAGCAGAACCTGCATTTCGCCCGCGCGGTGGCCGACCGGGCGGTGATCATCGAGGGTGGGGAGAAGAAGTTCGACGGCAGCTTCGCCGAGCTTGAAAATCACCCCGAGATCCGGGATGCGTACCTTTCAGTGTAA
- a CDS encoding MarR family winged helix-turn-helix transcriptional regulator, whose product MTEDTTQDARRLDHGYVLDDQVGFLLRKAWQRNTVIFTEKMATGLTPTQFSVMYRLSEVGSVSQNQLGRSVAMDGATTKGVVDRLIARGLLTTRPDPDDRRRHLVSLTDAGWEVFEASVMIAHEVTADTLSALTAAEQRTLVRLLAKIQ is encoded by the coding sequence GTGACCGAAGACACCACGCAGGATGCCCGGCGGCTCGACCACGGCTACGTGCTCGATGACCAGGTGGGCTTCCTTCTGCGCAAGGCCTGGCAGCGCAACACGGTGATCTTCACCGAGAAGATGGCGACCGGCCTCACCCCCACCCAGTTTTCGGTGATGTACCGGCTGTCGGAGGTGGGGTCGGTGTCGCAGAACCAGCTCGGGCGGTCTGTCGCGATGGACGGGGCGACCACGAAGGGCGTGGTCGACCGGCTGATCGCGCGCGGGCTGCTCACCACCCGGCCGGACCCGGATGACCGGCGCCGGCATCTCGTCTCGCTCACCGATGCGGGCTGGGAGGTGTTCGAGGCCTCGGTGATGATCGCCCATGAGGTGACCGCCGACACGCTCTCGGCCCTCACTGCCGCGGAGCAACGCACCCTCGTCCGGCTGCTGGCCAAGATCCAGTGA
- a CDS encoding putative bifunctional diguanylate cyclase/phosphodiesterase, with amino-acid sequence MTAHLRNPTKRAVARLTGRWRPYLIIAIIAFAVQALLVSLDSFEWFFTFSRDHETLELDEIFTVFIVLSLALIAVLVLRTGELRHEIRRRQMAETHAGVLARFDSLTGVPNRRLYHEELAARIGRARTVGAGFSALLLDLDRFKTVNDTYGHATGDLLLQTVSDRLRANLRPEDFLARLGGDEFAVLMDHGATGTEPVLRVAQRILASVDQPFSLGAVETRVSVSIGIAGFTGDAEDAETLMQRADLAMYQAKSAGRNTYAVFDPALDSTLRARISLEAELRLALRVGGIRPHYQPLYDLATGRLTGFEALARWEHPERGLLQAETFVPIAEDAGLLPEIFPVILAHVVRDARLWPPDLSIAINTSPSQLRDRDFARRVLNVLGDAGFPPARLEIEITETALVNDLDAARDIMITLKEAGVRVSLDDFGTGYSSLRHLRELPFDKIKIDRSFVHRLDHGEDSEKIVRSMIQLSQALGLISVAEGIETDGEADWLRAQGCDMGQGFLFSQALPASEATDLLAALRSPLIVPT; translated from the coding sequence ATGACAGCGCACTTGCGGAACCCGACCAAACGGGCTGTTGCCCGGCTGACCGGGCGATGGAGGCCATACCTGATCATCGCGATCATCGCGTTTGCGGTTCAGGCGCTGCTGGTCTCGCTGGATTCCTTCGAGTGGTTCTTCACCTTCAGCAGGGACCATGAGACCCTGGAGCTGGACGAGATCTTCACCGTGTTCATCGTGCTCAGCCTTGCGCTGATCGCGGTGCTGGTGCTGCGCACAGGCGAATTGCGCCACGAGATCCGCAGGCGGCAGATGGCGGAGACGCATGCCGGGGTGCTGGCCCGGTTCGATTCCCTCACCGGCGTGCCGAACCGCCGCCTCTACCACGAGGAACTGGCCGCGCGCATCGGCCGGGCCCGCACCGTCGGCGCCGGCTTCTCCGCCCTGCTGCTGGACCTGGACCGGTTCAAGACCGTGAACGACACCTACGGCCATGCCACCGGGGACCTGCTGCTGCAGACCGTCAGCGACCGGCTGAGGGCGAACCTGCGGCCGGAGGATTTCCTCGCCCGCCTGGGGGGGGACGAGTTCGCCGTGCTGATGGATCACGGCGCCACCGGCACCGAGCCCGTCCTGCGCGTGGCACAGCGCATCCTCGCCTCGGTCGACCAGCCCTTCAGCCTCGGCGCCGTCGAAACCAGGGTGAGCGTGAGCATCGGCATCGCCGGCTTTACCGGCGACGCCGAGGATGCCGAGACCCTCATGCAGCGCGCGGATCTCGCGATGTATCAGGCCAAGTCCGCCGGGCGGAACACCTATGCCGTGTTCGACCCGGCGCTGGACAGCACCCTGCGGGCCCGGATCTCGCTGGAGGCGGAGTTGCGCCTTGCCCTGCGGGTGGGCGGCATCCGGCCGCACTATCAGCCGCTCTACGACCTCGCGACCGGCCGACTCACCGGGTTCGAGGCGCTCGCGCGCTGGGAGCATCCGGAGCGCGGGCTCCTGCAGGCGGAGACCTTCGTCCCCATCGCCGAGGATGCCGGCCTGCTGCCGGAGATCTTTCCCGTCATCCTGGCCCACGTGGTGCGGGACGCGCGGCTCTGGCCGCCGGACCTGTCCATCGCCATCAACACCTCGCCCAGCCAGCTGCGCGACCGGGACTTCGCGCGCCGGGTGCTGAACGTGCTCGGCGACGCCGGTTTCCCGCCCGCGCGGCTGGAGATCGAGATCACCGAAACCGCGCTGGTCAATGATCTCGACGCGGCGCGCGACATCATGATCACCCTGAAGGAGGCCGGCGTCCGCGTGTCGCTGGACGATTTCGGCACCGGCTATTCCAGCCTGCGCCACCTGCGCGAACTGCCCTTCGACAAGATCAAGATCGACCGCTCCTTCGTCCACCGCCTCGACCACGGCGAGGACAGCGAGAAGATCGTGCGCTCGATGATCCAGCTTTCGCAGGCCCTCGGCCTGATCAGCGTCGCCGAGGGGATCGAGACCGACGGCGAGGCCGACTGGCTGCGCGCCCAGGGCTGCGACATGGGCCAGGGCTTCCTGTTCTCCCAGGCCCTCCCGGCCAGTGAAGCCACCGACCTGCTCGCTGCGCTGCGCTCCCCGCTCATCGTGCCCACCTGA
- a CDS encoding DUF4396 domain-containing protein, with the protein MTPAWLTALSWFALAVGVLSAAWVARDLRRHPVHMRVMAFVWPLCALFGGPLLVWFYRRHAHDSHGGMHAAHGSHEGGGLQAAHGSHGTGGLHAAHGFQGEGGMHMAHGFHERGGPQTAQGGDMAEPGRQGPPFAVAVAKGTLHCGAGCTLGDILAETLALLAPGVLALFGYPGLFATRIYAVWGLDFVFAFVLGIIFQYFAIAPMRGLGPAAGLKAALKADAASLVSWQVGMYGFMAIAHFALFPALTGGGVDAATPEFWFAMQIAMLAGFATAFPVNWWLIRSGVKERM; encoded by the coding sequence ATGACCCCGGCCTGGCTCACCGCTCTCTCCTGGTTCGCCCTTGCCGTCGGCGTGTTGAGCGCGGCCTGGGTGGCGCGCGACCTGCGGCGCCACCCGGTGCACATGCGGGTGATGGCCTTCGTCTGGCCGCTGTGCGCGCTGTTCGGCGGGCCGCTGCTGGTGTGGTTCTACCGCCGGCATGCCCATGACAGCCATGGCGGGATGCACGCTGCTCACGGCTCTCATGAAGGCGGCGGGCTTCAGGCGGCGCATGGTTCCCACGGGACTGGCGGACTGCACGCCGCTCACGGCTTTCAGGGAGAAGGCGGGATGCACATGGCGCACGGCTTCCACGAACGCGGCGGGCCGCAGACGGCGCAGGGCGGGGACATGGCGGAGCCGGGCCGGCAGGGGCCACCCTTCGCGGTGGCCGTGGCGAAGGGCACGCTGCATTGCGGTGCGGGCTGCACGCTGGGCGACATACTGGCGGAGACGCTTGCGCTGCTCGCGCCGGGGGTGCTGGCGCTGTTCGGCTATCCGGGGCTGTTCGCCACGCGGATCTACGCGGTCTGGGGGCTCGATTTCGTGTTCGCCTTCGTGCTGGGCATCATCTTCCAGTATTTCGCCATCGCGCCGATGCGCGGGCTCGGGCCGGCGGCCGGGCTGAAGGCGGCGCTGAAGGCGGATGCGGCGTCTCTCGTCTCCTGGCAGGTGGGCATGTACGGCTTCATGGCCATTGCGCATTTCGCGCTGTTCCCGGCGCTCACCGGCGGCGGGGTGGATGCGGCGACGCCGGAGTTCTGGTTCGCCATGCAGATCGCGATGCTGGCGGGCTTCGCCACCGCCTTCCCGGTGAACTGGTGGCTGATCCGCAGCGGCGTGAAGGAACGCATGTGA
- a CDS encoding RidA family protein, translating into MERDIIVPMEMQSVLERAGYAPAVRVGGLVFCAGQVGRDAGMTVIEDPEAQFEKCWDNLASVLSEAGCRFEDVVEMTTYHVGLRQHLELFRKVKDRVFPRGTCAWTCIGVSELAHPGLLAEIKVVAAMPVQQPATPTGLPPAP; encoded by the coding sequence ATGGAACGTGACATCATCGTGCCGATGGAAATGCAGTCTGTCCTGGAGCGGGCAGGGTATGCTCCAGCGGTGCGCGTCGGCGGCCTTGTCTTCTGCGCGGGCCAGGTCGGGCGCGATGCCGGCATGACCGTCATCGAGGATCCGGAAGCGCAGTTCGAGAAGTGCTGGGACAACCTGGCCAGCGTCTTGTCGGAAGCCGGTTGCCGGTTCGAGGACGTCGTGGAGATGACAACCTACCATGTCGGCCTGCGCCAGCACCTGGAGCTCTTTCGCAAGGTGAAGGATCGTGTCTTTCCCCGCGGGACATGTGCCTGGACCTGCATCGGGGTCTCCGAGCTTGCCCACCCCGGCCTCCTCGCGGAGATCAAGGTCGTCGCGGCCATGCCGGTGCAGCAGCCCGCGACGCCGACAGGGCTGCCGCCTGCGCCCTGA